The following are encoded in a window of Oncorhynchus mykiss isolate Arlee chromosome Y, USDA_OmykA_1.1, whole genome shotgun sequence genomic DNA:
- the LOC118945289 gene encoding coagulation factor IX-like, whose protein sequence is MAGAELEDGIKYIHGFNVFDAIPPPPPPHRSSTSSNRHFSSVLEDLPSWAFFPTQPTIQEESSSGQRIVGGNTGSPGEIPWQVSLMSKLTGQNFCDGSLLSDLWVITAAHCLSEGKIGSFIRVGEHKMQVREETELLLSITCTRDTTSLYNHDIALLKLHTPAVLSNYSLPICLGPKAEILLREASKWGRMHFQDPEASFFF, encoded by the exons atggctggagcagaattggaggatggtatcaaatacatccatGGCTtcaatgtgtttgatgccattcccccccccccccccccccaccgcagcagcaccagcagcaacAGACACTTTTCCTCAGTGCTCGAGGACTTGCCCTCCTGGGCCTTCTTCCCAACACAGCCCACCATCCAGGAAGAGTCGTCCAGCGGACAGCGCATCGTTGGGGGGAATACAGGGAGCCCTGGGGAGATCCCCTGGCAG GTGTCTCTGATGAGCAAGCTGACCGGGCAGAACTTCTGTGACGGCTCCCTCCTCAGTGATCTGTGGGTCATTACTGCTGCCCACTGTCTGAGCGAGGGCAAGATTGGATCCTTCATCAGAGTGG GGGAGCACAAAAtgcaggtcagagaggagacggaGCTGTTGCTGAGCATCACGTGCACCCGTGATACGACAAGCCTGTACAACCACGACATAGCCCTGCTGAAGCTCCACACACCTGCAGTCCTCTCTAACTACAGCCTCCCCATCTGCCTGGGGCCCAAGGCTGAGATCCTGCTGAGAGAGGCCTCCAAATGGGGCAGGATGCACTTCCAGGACCCCGAAGcctctttctttttttaa